In Halogeometricum sp. S1BR25-6, a single genomic region encodes these proteins:
- a CDS encoding IclR family transcriptional regulator produces MSEDDQSSTRQLKSVSRAFDIVEYLRTEGPTTLSEVAAEFDMPMSTAHIHLATLVENNYVTKHDDRYECSFLFLRTGGQLRDQLPLYQAAKPEIDDLRAQSGEIANVGTEQNGYMVQLYKSEGPESIDDNAALGAHLYLHNTALGKAMLSQFSEERVEAILDLRGLPALTDESIVDREALFEELTKTRERGYAINRGEHFVGVSAVAAPILSNPDEVVGAISISGPLSRMGDERIEETLAPALLNKKNIIELKLSQQ; encoded by the coding sequence ATGAGCGAGGACGACCAATCGAGTACGCGGCAGTTGAAGAGCGTCTCACGAGCGTTCGACATCGTAGAGTACCTGCGAACCGAGGGACCGACGACGCTCTCGGAGGTCGCCGCGGAATTCGACATGCCGATGAGTACCGCCCACATCCACCTCGCCACCCTCGTCGAGAACAATTACGTGACGAAGCACGACGATCGGTACGAGTGCAGCTTCCTCTTTCTCCGCACCGGGGGCCAACTGCGCGATCAGTTGCCGCTTTATCAGGCCGCGAAACCGGAGATAGACGACCTCCGGGCACAGTCGGGGGAGATCGCGAACGTGGGGACCGAACAGAACGGCTACATGGTCCAACTGTACAAATCGGAGGGACCCGAGTCCATAGACGACAACGCGGCCTTGGGCGCGCATCTCTACTTGCACAACACGGCGCTCGGGAAGGCGATGCTGTCGCAGTTCTCGGAAGAGCGAGTGGAGGCCATCCTTGATCTACGAGGGCTTCCGGCGCTCACCGACGAGAGCATCGTCGACAGGGAGGCGCTGTTCGAAGAGCTAACCAAGACGCGGGAACGGGGGTACGCGATAAACCGCGGGGAGCACTTCGTCGGTGTGAGTGCCGTCGCGGCTCCAATATTATCGAATCCCGACGAGGTCGTCGGCGCAATCAGCATCAGCGGCCCGCTCAGCAGGATGGGAGACGAACGCATCGAGGAGACGCTCGCTCCGGCGCTCCTGAACAAAAAGAACATCATCGAACTAAAACTTTCCCAGCAGTAG
- a CDS encoding MBL fold metallo-hydrolase, whose protein sequence is MSAESVVDDISLIQFEHVRVYVLEDVPSGETTLVDTAFEENGEELVEVLRSEFGGVDRVILTHGDHGHHGGLPHVMEAFSPTLAAPDNESKLYEAIEYEPDVRYEDGDVLEGNIEVIQVPGHTEGTSALLLRDRDILISGDALDGADRAGLPAGYLLPPPALFNDDHEAAEINLYNLLQYDFETLLVFHGSNVFEDPKGKLDDFLVEREWDPRP, encoded by the coding sequence ATGAGCGCGGAGAGCGTCGTCGACGACATCTCGCTGATACAGTTCGAGCACGTGCGGGTGTACGTGCTGGAGGACGTACCGAGCGGAGAGACCACCCTCGTCGACACGGCGTTCGAGGAGAACGGCGAGGAACTGGTGGAAGTACTTCGAAGCGAGTTCGGCGGCGTCGACCGTGTCATCCTGACGCACGGCGACCACGGCCACCACGGAGGGCTCCCCCACGTGATGGAGGCGTTCTCCCCGACGCTGGCCGCGCCGGACAACGAGTCGAAACTGTACGAGGCCATCGAGTACGAACCGGACGTGCGGTACGAGGACGGCGACGTTTTGGAAGGCAACATCGAGGTGATCCAAGTCCCCGGCCACACGGAGGGGACGTCCGCGCTGTTACTCCGGGACCGAGATATCCTCATCTCGGGAGACGCGCTGGACGGGGCGGACCGCGCTGGACTCCCGGCCGGCTACCTCCTCCCGCCGCCGGCGCTGTTCAACGACGACCACGAGGCGGCGGAGATAAACCTCTACAACCTGCTCCAGTACGACTTCGAGACGCTGTTGGTGTTCCACGGCTCGAACGTCTTCGAGGACCCGAAGGGGAAACTCGACGACTTCCTCGTCGAACGCGAGTGGGACCCGCGTCCCTGA
- a CDS encoding universal stress protein, protein MVIVGAVDRSDRTKTVVKEAERLAEAFGDTVHFVHALTRSEFVNLGRTSAQADDPLDMEQVRAAAAEMAEEAVTDISVEYETVGLVGDPADEIIDYAEERNARYIVVRPRRRSPTGKVLFGSVAQSILLDATCPVVTSFVDED, encoded by the coding sequence ATGGTAATCGTCGGAGCGGTAGATAGATCGGACAGAACGAAGACGGTAGTCAAAGAGGCCGAGCGACTGGCCGAGGCGTTCGGCGATACGGTCCATTTCGTCCACGCGTTGACCCGCTCTGAGTTCGTGAATCTGGGACGGACCAGCGCGCAGGCCGACGATCCGCTCGATATGGAGCAGGTTCGCGCCGCGGCGGCCGAAATGGCCGAGGAGGCGGTGACCGATATCTCGGTCGAGTACGAAACCGTCGGGTTAGTGGGCGATCCGGCCGACGAAATCATCGACTACGCCGAAGAGCGGAACGCGCGGTACATCGTCGTCCGTCCCCGACGCCGCTCTCCGACCGGAAAGGTGCTGTTCGGAAGCGTCGCCCAGTCTATCCTGCTCGACGCCACCTGTCCTGTCGTCACCTCGTTCGTCGACGAGGACTGA